The Deltaproteobacteria bacterium genome contains the following window.
CTGGTGCCTCGCCAAAGTGCTCGGCTAAGTGCAAACCAGAGCGAATCATCTTCTCGCCTTTCTTCCGTTCGTCTTCAGGAAGATTTGCGAACCTGGCAGTGTACGACTGAATAAAAGGAGTCGCCACTTTGCTGTACAACTCACCCAGGCGTTGTCTAAGCACTGGGTCTTTGACCATAATGACACGCCAGGCTTGGCGATTGCCACCGCTCGGCGCCCACGTCGCGGCTTGCAGTACACGACGTAGCACGTCATTGGGAATGGGATCGGGGCGGAGTCGACGCACCGCACGTAGTGTACTCATTGCCTCGTAAAGGTCGACAGATGCCATGGCAGGTCCCTCCTTTTTGGTAAGCATTCAGCGGTCAGCAATCAGCAGTCAGCCAGAATAGGACTGAGGGCTGAGTGAAAAAGAGAATTCAGAATTCAGACAGCAATTCTCATTTTGACTAAGGCAACCGTCAATGTAGGCCGGAATAAGCGCTGCGTTTCCGGCACGAGTGCGCCAGGAACGGCCTGCGGCCTTATCCTGGCCTACGCTTCTGCTCAGGAACAGAGACAGTTAGTTATCCCACGCACACGCACCAGGACCGCGTGGATCACCACACGAGCCACACGCGCCCATTGTCGGTTGCATATCACTTCCTGTGTTACTGCTCACTGCAAACGTTGACAGCATCTTCTCGAGTTTGGCACTGCTGCATTCTGGACAAGACGGCTTGGCTGAGCCCATCACAAGCGTCTCAAACTGATGGCCACATTTTTTACAGGCATATTCAAACAAGGGCATAGGTCCTCCACACGAAAGGAATGCCGTAGTCCCCTCTACAACATTCCCCGCTCGTTTTACTTATCCTGAATAAATCGCTTCTTCGCCCAGCCTTGGTCGTATGGTGTCCAGAATTCAGAGTTCACTTTGAGGTTCTTGAACTTCCATTCGCCGTTGACCTTCACATATTCCTCTGAATACTTGGCCGCACCAAGCACGGCTTGGTTGTTTTCAGCGAACGTACAGGTCTGGAACAGATACCAAGTGCCTTTGCCGGTATTGCCAGTTACCTCAATGATCGGGTTCATCACATAATGTAGGGCAAACGGGAGCATCTTTGCTGCTCCTTGGAAGAATTTGCGAATCGCTTCGCGTCCGACACATTTGCCAAACAGACCACCGTCCCATGTTGCATCCTCAACAAACAACGACGCGAGATTGTCTGGCTCGTAATTATTATCACAGTAGCCGCAATAGCGGGCTTTGAGACGTTTGATGGCTTCGATGTCTTCGAGGTTTTGTACACGCGCGGCGAGTTCTTCGAGTGTCATGGGATCCTCCTTTCATTTGTTGTGTGATACGTGAACCGTAACACGTAATACGTACACTCAATTCGCTGGAGCAATTTACGATAGTATTTGCCTTGAATCCTAGCTTTCGACCCTCACCCTAGCCCTCTCCCTGGCAAGGAGAGGGAAACTTGCAGCAACGAAAGCGGAGAATGACCAAGATAAAGCCAACTGAAAATTGTTCTAGGCAGCAGTATCTGCTTTCGTAACAAACTTATCGTAGAAAATGTCCTTTTCATCAATCCCGAGTTTCTGCAACGCAACAATAGCAGCGTCGATCATTGCCGTCGGCCCGCACATGTAGGCTTGCTTGTCGCCGCCGCGCGGAACGAGACGTTTGACAACCTCGGTAATCAGCCCAGTCTCTCCTGACCAGGCATCCTCTTGCGTTGGTTCGGACAACGCGGGAATGAAGCAAAAGTTCGGGAGTTGTTGTGCGAAGCTCTGTAGTTCATCGAGGAGGAATAAATCCCGTCGGGTGCGAGCCCCATAGAAATAGATCACAGATCGTGAGTCTCTACTCTCGGTCATATCGCGGAGCAATGAGAGAATT
Protein-coding sequences here:
- a CDS encoding nitroreductase family protein, whose translation is MASVDLYEAMSTLRAVRRLRPDPIPNDVLRRVLQAATWAPSGGNRQAWRVIMVKDPVLRQRLGELYSKVATPFIQSYTARFANLPEDERKKGEKMIRSGLHLAEHFGEAPVIGIFCFHPDGLAVTDAKLERVSVVGGGSIYPAVQNFLLACRAEGLGCTLTTLLCIAEPEVRELLKIPQPWGTAAAIPTGYPQFRGHGLISRNSVEQMAYVDTWEKPFV
- a CDS encoding zinc ribbon domain-containing protein produces the protein MPLFEYACKKCGHQFETLVMGSAKPSCPECSSAKLEKMLSTFAVSSNTGSDMQPTMGACGSCGDPRGPGACAWDN
- a CDS encoding nuclear transport factor 2 family protein; translation: MTLEELAARVQNLEDIEAIKRLKARYCGYCDNNYEPDNLASLFVEDATWDGGLFGKCVGREAIRKFFQGAAKMLPFALHYVMNPIIEVTGNTGKGTWYLFQTCTFAENNQAVLGAAKYSEEYVKVNGEWKFKNLKVNSEFWTPYDQGWAKKRFIQDK